In the Pelmatolapia mariae isolate MD_Pm_ZW linkage group LG10_11, Pm_UMD_F_2, whole genome shotgun sequence genome, CATTTCTCATTCTCAGGGGCCTGGTTGTCACCTAAGCTGACCTCTTGGTAAACATTTTTACCTAGCTAACACATGGTTTTAGCATCACAGTGAAAAACTGATTCAAAGAAAGCTATTACGTTCAGCTTGTTAATAAGTGCATTTCTATAATCAAAAAAATTGTTTGAGATTttaactcaaaaacaaaaacaacatgaaaaattACTCTGAcccataaaaaatacaaaatcccTCCTCCTCtcaatattttgtgtgtttttcacaaATTGGCCAATGCGAAATAGACAGATTGTCAAGATTAGCAACAGAACTGTGAAAATGAGACTGCGCTGAAAAAATGTATGCATTTAAAAGTAAGGTTACAGCTCAGAGAGAAAGTCAGAAGCTAAAGAGTGTGTTGTCACTTGTCATGTTGTGTACAGAACAAGTTACTCCAGTTGGGCCCTTCTGTGCTACTCACCTCTTGTTTAAAGGGACAGGTGCAGCAGCCTTCCAGCTTTGATTTCTAAACACTGACACTAAAATAGCCtatatgtttttgttatttattcatgAATGTCTAGTTTACACTGAAAGCTAATAGTACATCAGTTTTTTGAGTTATTATAGCCGTTAGCCGTTCTGGCTAGCTCTCATCCATTAGCAGCTCATTCATTTCCACTGCCAAACATTTATGGAGTGAAGTGCCACTGGGATTGCATCTTTGATGGTTCAGTGGAGAACATCTGGGTTTTCTACTGGCTTCTGTCTCTCTGATGTACCTCTTCAAGCAGCTAGCCAATACTTTGAGTCTTGCTGGGGAGCTCCTAAGGCCTAAGCTATTGGCAGCTAGTTGCACTTCTTAGTACATCCCTTTCTTTATCACATCTTTAGGCACACATATAAGCCACTCTTATaattggctaacctccctccgtgctgcCTTGATCTTTACCTCTAATCTCCTTTTTCATAAAGAGCACTGCTCTATGTGGCTGTTCATCTTGTAGCCAACATCTCAAGGATCATTGTTGCCATGGTGTCGATCAGCTGCTTGTTTTTAGTGAAAGTTGCAGTTGGGATTGTCTAAAATGCTGCATTCACATCTCTTTTAGCAGACTTTCAGGTGTACTTAATGTAATCTTGGTAATCGACCATGAAGTGTCCAGGTTTCCACCTTAGCTATGAGCCTGTCTCTCAGGTAAGCTGCTCTTGTATTCAATGCCTTGAATACTAATTGTTCTTGGGGCTCGGTGCCCAATCTTTGAGGgtggggtgatgatatctccctcCTGACCTGGCATGTTAGCACCCCTTGCCGTATCATTTGTGTTGTAACTCATCAATCTCTAGTTGTGATAGCAGTTGCCAATTAAGGATGTTTAAACACATAGCTGTCAGATATTTTGCCATTACTCTATATATTGGGTGTCAGAAAATGCATAGATCCCAAATCTTCTTCATGTAACTCCTTCCACTTTCCACATTAAATACGTAGCAGCATTCCAACATCTATTCTCAGTGCTTGTCCACTTATGCCTTGATACTTCAGTAGCCCACTTCTCATCAGTGtgtcctggttcctcaacacatGATGCAACGTCTGAGCCAGTAAGGCTTCAGCTATGTGTCTCATGCTCATTTTCCGGGGCGGGCTTGGGTAGCATAGTGGGCCTAGCCTGCGGAGCCTTATGTTACCTGTTTATCTCTTGCAGTGTTGTGTCAATGCACgggataaaaaataaaaagtctttCTCTTGCTGAAGTGAAATGTATAAGGTAATATAAGCTAAAAGTATAAGGTAAgtttatgcaaatatgtgtaCTTGTGCTTCCCTGCAACTTCATGTCTCTCACACAAAGTTGTTGCTGTACGTTTTTAACAATTGCATCTAGTGATCACGCATGATCACTAGATTTAAATAGGAAAGGGAAAATgtattcaaatgaaaaaaatttgATTCTCTGCTAACAGAAGCTCATCAGTAACTACAAAGCTTTTATGATAGCGAACAATTACTTGTCTAATAAATTAATCTGGGACAAATTAATTTGATAATTTCACTTTTCatgatttgatgcagaattttctcCGTTAAATATTTTAGGAACTGAAATTTGCTTAACTTGAGATAAAAGTATATAGAATGAATGTGACCacttcaagctgctcttcaatGTACTTCCCCAATCTCACAGGGACAATTAAGAACCCAATGTGATGTTTATTTTGAGTAAATTCAAGATCTGCAGTAAAATGTTGTGATTTAAGAAAATTCTGATACAAAATGAGGACAAGAGCTGAGTGGATGCCAGCCTTGATTCATGAACAGTCCAAGTACAGGTACAAGTGTCATACAAAACATAAGTGTGCATAAGATCAATACCTGCAAAACAGTACAGTATGCAggcagagtaaaaaaaaagagcaaaaacaaatactctTCTGAAATGGTGGTCAAAGTTATTgaggcaaaagaaaagaatttatttacaatgtAAAAGTAAAAGGTAGTAAAAGTAGGTCTGACCactgtatattatatatatatttaaaaagtgagaaaaaaaaccaacactGGAAAGTTTCTTTAACATCAAATTCCCAACTTTCAGAATGCCATACATTTGAATAAACCACTTTTCACAGTCGTTTATAAGACATCTGAAATCTTATGGTCATAACAACATTAGCAGGATCTAAAGGTGTACAGACAAACTTTAAAGGAGAGACACTGGTGAATAAAATTGGTTGTATGTGGCAAAGtgactaaacaaaaaaaactaacaggAAAAACATTGAATGGTCTGAGGGTGAAAAATTCATGACAAAAACTATTACAACTGCCCTCCACCTTCTATAGTTTCAAAGAAGCAGAGGTGATTTCAGAGCCCCTGGACATAACTGAGCTTCTCCTGAATGAGCTGTCTGACAAATATCTTCCGTAAAAAGGCACAAACTTTTTCAGCAGCTGCAAGGCTCGTCTCATAAACTTCTCTCCCACAAAAGCATAAATGATGGGGTtcagacagcagtgtgtgtAAGCAAAGGCCTCAGTCACTGTTTTTGACAGCCTTAAATTTTTGTACCAGGTTTTATCACTGAGGattatttctcttttctgaAGAAACTCCAGGAAAAGGGAAATGTTATATGGAGCCCAGAGTAAGAAAAATGCAACCACTATGCAGATGATCAGCTTGACGATGCGGTGCTTCTTTGCGGTCCTCATGCTCACCAGCGTGGGAATGATCCTGGAGTAGCAACCTACCATCACCAGCAAGGGAATGATGAGACCCAGCACATTTATGGTGAACAGGCCGTAATGCTCCCAGACTTTGCTCTCCTCGGGATAGTCACACTCCACCCCTTGGGATTCCTGTCCTATTGCCTTTATGAAGATAAAATCtggcagagagacaaacaagctCAGCATCCAAACGAGCACGGTCAGAATGATGGCTGCCCTCTTTGTGCGATAACGTGCAACCCTGTGAGCGTGCACGATGATCATGTAGCGGTCCAGCGTCATGACAACCATGAAGAAGATGCTGCTGAAGAAGCCAATGTGGTGAGACCCGGAGATCAAACGGCACATGAAGTCTCCAAAAGTCCACTGGCCGACCCTGGCATTGTGAGAGTAGAAAGGCAGCGTGAAGACGAAGAGGAGGTCAGAGAGAGCCAGGTTGAAGAGGCAGATGTCTGTCAGGTTGCTCTGATACCGGTGCTTCACCAGGACACACACCACTAGTCCATTACCTTTGGGATAAAAGACACAATAAGTGTACCTGTAACACTGTTACATGTAGAATAACATTCTCGTTCTTTCCTGTTCCATCTGtgtctcacatacacacacctgcaTACATAGGTAAAAGTTTGCAAGTTGGAAATTCCCAGAAAAGGAGGTCTGTGCAATGTGTAGAAACAATCCATAATCTCCACAGCATACACACAAGAGGACACACCTACCTATGAAGCCCATGATGAAAACCAAACTGTAGAGAGTGGTGAGAAACACTTTCTTGAAGTCCTTTACATCACTTAGGTTGGTAGGAGAAAAGTCTGTGTCGTTAGGAAAGTCAAAGTAATATGGATAATCATAGGATGTGGTGTTTTCTtctgcagaaagagagagaaagatttattattaacattattatttctattaatTTCAGCACAGGCTACGGCAAATAAGATGCAAAACGGTATGTCTAAAAAGCTACACAAAGACTTCTATACTGCTGTAAAGACATGCTACCGTTGGAGGTTAACTTGATTTATTTTCGAGTGCTCATTGCATCAAAGTGTTAGGTTTGGTTTCGTAATGTTATTTCAATCCTCATCAACTGCAAGTTGAATTGCCAACCTATTGCTGATGacatatttctgttttaaagGAGGTTTTCCTTTGCTATGAGCACCACAAATAATCCATTCACGTCTGCTGGTTTGGCCATCAGTCATTTGACAGTGGTGCTGATTTTGCCACCTATTGGTG is a window encoding:
- the LOC134635420 gene encoding C-C chemokine receptor type 2-like, with the translated sequence MSEENTTSYDYPYYFDFPNDTDFSPTNLSDVKDFKKVFLTTLYSLVFIMGFIGNGLVVCVLVKHRYQSNLTDICLFNLALSDLLFVFTLPFYSHNARVGQWTFGDFMCRLISGSHHIGFFSSIFFMVVMTLDRYMIIVHAHRVARYRTKRAAIILTVLVWMLSLFVSLPDFIFIKAIGQESQGVECDYPEESKVWEHYGLFTINVLGLIIPLLVMVGCYSRIIPTLVSMRTAKKHRIVKLIICIVVAFFLLWAPYNISLFLEFLQKREIILSDKTWYKNLRLSKTVTEAFAYTHCCLNPIIYAFVGEKFMRRALQLLKKFVPFYGRYLSDSSFRRSSVMSRGSEITSASLKL